A window from Penicillium oxalicum strain HP7-1 chromosome VIII, whole genome shotgun sequence encodes these proteins:
- a CDS encoding Mediator of RNA polymerase II transcription subunit 14 yields MPGVIMDNANMDGSSRRPGLHQATNGALSPMGGNEKLGSRATPNGSSHVNGTSRDSEKSDQRTKALQRAPTPFEIPHITQGFFPFGTLVHRAVQNCWNELTELISDLATIQVPADNNTNAPGGSGKSSGNQTAQNMHKKLKILEWGHARRAEFIKLLVLSEWSRHAAEVSRLIDIQGFIRIRHQAYMTAMNSVGMMKQDLVRAQVANPDLKTALEVLAKGKVASLPDFGYKPPKPLSARTALKKLHKINRIISARLILQDQVPHALRNYRVHDGRVTFTVAGEFELDLSVAQEAKTSQFFFVDIRFLFMPSSSIPKGRILDELEVEINRILFNDGLLACFNFLHGLVLTNKVNTLFRQAQDLSRGTWSGLLRIELLHRTLVVQYWTARAGPKSWIEIGIRRGSGDLKTAVPQLHLRWMRDGKQTNSAGVKFDTDSLSMEHILRSVIALHISHVLSLVYTTLKKHLLFANHVLTLGGKLSSSEPSDCFLNVQLTTTRELRVSIEPQTGTPTLSGTPSVVERPEPGPPKPVVEELLGRIARLRCTTAMDEVESSSKGLGLEGVNPRIVGMDVRKLFPPNTLRSAFFTHHTWDRRWITAVTSSMDGDRWWLVQLRPEAGRPTLAHAVSNTMMGIGRRTDYTACAELVYGLTGILAIYANARYLADLPEARFQPVLEKLQLEEDLLVPDLFVDYEPSTLPKPLQIALPHSYLKNGSFIDGAIRLSFQGVDREHNSTILVAHGKLRRRVKSLQLLITQLDPELLVQDQGGGFALRLVVPAGQPAIFGLFERLQRLDCAIYLLQKLIQKGMEPRSISLSQCSFLYGPEKKMLAKFGLEVSGPAITSDTDIGQLMSRSDPIYQLRLKLSFDRPSPHRRIQESLTFALNDRFAETGIDHVLCLMADSFPILCSFDEIVTKSASSETALVYITVRSPTSYQIHYPRQRYRFSLFAHLPRGKTEWVLDDANRDWPSTEPHPVSAVVREQIYNARGDGWQGLGDGARASIHRVGNLLHKLHDCLGTCPPVPEPVKRGANDAARPSIPAKSEIQPQSLKPVPPPAANPTNVSPKKKAAKGNNNVITID; encoded by the exons ATGCCCGGTGTCATCATGGACAATGCTAATATGGATGGGTCTTCACGAAGGCCTGGACTTCACCAAGCCACCAATGGCGCATTGAGTCCGATGGGCGGAAATGAAAAACTGGGCTCACGGGCGACGCCAAACGGGTCGTCCCACGTGAATGGCACAAGTCGCGACTCGGAGAAATCAGATCAGCGTACGAAAGCGCTACAGCGAGCTCCCACTCCCTTTGAAATTCCACACATCACCCAAGGCTTCTTTCCGTTCGGAACGCTCGTTCACCGAGCGGTGCAGAATTGCTGGAATGAGCTTACAGAATTGATATCGGATTTGGCGACGATTCAAGTACCCGCAGATAACAATACAAATGCGCCTGGCGGGAGCGGCAAATCGTCGGGGAACCAAACGGCACAGAATATGCACAAAAAGCTTAAGATCTTGGAATGGGGACACGCAAGGAGAGCAGAGTTCATCAAACTTCTCGTTCTCTCAGAATGGAGTCGTCATGCGGCAGAGGTGAGCCGGCTTATCGATATTCAGGGCTTCATTCGTATACGGCACCAAGCCTACATGACGGCCATGAATTCGGTGGGAATGATGAAGCAGGATCTTGTGAGGGCCCAGGTGGCCAACCCAGACCTGAAAACCGCACTCGAGGTTCTCGCCAAGGGCAAGGTTGCCTCATTACCGGAT TTTGGTTACAAGCCCCCCAAGCCATTGTCAGCGCGAACTGCCCTGAAGAAGTTGCACAAGATCAACCGAATTATCAGCGCAAGACTCATACTCCAAGACCAAGTGCCACATGCCTTGCGAAACTATCGGGTTCATGACGGCCGTGTGACCTTTACGGTAGCCGGTGAATTTGAGCTCGATCTTTCGGTCGCCCAGGAAGCAAAGACCAGtcaatttttctttgtcgACATCCGCTTTCTCTTCATGCCTTCTTCCTCTATTCCAAAGGGTCGGATTCTGGACGAGCTCGAAGTGGAAATCAATCGAATTCTCTTCAACGACGGGCTGCTCGCATGTTTCAACTTCCTCCATGGGCTGGTTCTGACGAACAAAGTCAACACTCTCTTCAGACAGGCTCAGGATCTTTCTCGGGGGACATGGTCCGGTCTCTTGCGgattgagcttctccatCGTACTCTCGTCGTACAATACTGGACAGCACGGGCAGGACCTAAGAGCTGGATCGAAATTGGCATTCGACGAGGTAGCGGTGATCTCAAAACCGCAGTGCCACAGTTGCACCTCCGCTGGATGCGCGACGGTAAACAAACGAACAGCGCTGGAGTCAAGTTTGACACCGACTCACTCTCAATGGAGCACATTCTCCGCAGCGTTATCGCGCTCCACATTTCCCATGTCCTTTCTCTCGTCTACACAACTCTGAAGAAGCATCTGCTGTTCGCAAATCACGTTCTTACCTTGGGTGGCAAACTCTCGTCCTCTGAGCCCAGTGACTGCTTTCTCAACGTGCAATTGACAACCACACGTGAATTGCGCGTCTCCATTGAGCCTCAAACCGGAACCCCTACGCTGTCGGGCACGCCCAGTGTGGTGGAACGGCCAGAACCAGGTCCACCAAAGCCAGTAGTGGAAGAGCTACTCGGTCGGATTGCTCGCCTTCGCTGTACCACTGCGATGGATGAGGTAGAGTCCAGCTCCAAGGGACTTGGCTTGGAAGGGGTCAATCCCAGGATAGTGGGGATGGACGTGCGCAAGTTGTTCCCTCCCAACACGCTGCGTTCCGCATTCTTTACACACCACACCTGGGACCGCCGCTGGATTACTGCTGTAACGAGCAGCATGGACGGTGATAGATGGTGGCTCGTTCAGCTTCGGCCCGAGGCTGGGCGGCCCACACTCGCCCATGCTGTGAGCAACACTATGATGGGGATTGGCCGGCGAACGGATTACACTGCATGTGCAGAGCTCGTGTACGGCCTGACTGGGATTTTGGCGATTTATGCAAACGCTCGCTATCTAGCGGACCTACCAGAAGCGCGCTTTCAACCGGTGCTGGAGAAGCTGCAGCTTGAAGAGGACCTGCTGGTACCCGATCTGTTTGTCGATTATGAGCCTTCCACATTGCCCAAGCCTCTGCAAATAGCATTGCCGCATTCGTACCTCAAGAATGGGTCATTCATTGATGGTGCCATTCGTCTGTCTTTCCAAGGGGTCGATCGAGAGCACAATTCCACCATTCTCGTGGCACATGGGAAGCTCAGACGTCGCGTCAAGTCCTTACAGCTACTCATCACGCAGCTAGACCCGGAGCTCCTTGTGCAGGATCAGGGGGGTGGGTTTGCGCTTCGCCTGGTTGTTCCGGCTGGGCAGCCTGCAATATTTGGACTTTTTGAGCGCCTGCAACGTCTCGACTGCGCGATTTATCTCCTCCAAAAACTCATTCAAAAGGGCATGGAGCCACGCTCAATTTCACTATCGCAATGCTCTTTCCTCTACGGCCCCGAAAAGAAGATGCTTGCCAAATTCGGCCTTGAAGTTTCCGGGCCAGCAATCACGAGCGACACCGACATTGGCCAACTCATGTCTCGATCTGACCCGATCTATCAATTGCGTCTCAAGCTCAGCTTTGATCGCCCGAGTCCACATCGACGCATCCAAGAATCCCTCACTTTCGCGCTCAATGATCGATTTGCTGAGACTGGCATTGACCACGTTCTTTGTTTGATGGCTGATTCATTCCCCATTCTCTGCAGCTTTGATGAGATTGTGACCAAATCCGCATCATCGGAGACAGCTCTGGTGTACATCACCGTCCGCAGCCCCACGAGTTATCAGATTCACTACCCCCGACAACGGTATCGGTTTAGTCTATTCGCTCACTTGCCACGGGGCAAGACTGAATGGGTGCTGGACGACGCGAACCGAGATTGGCCGTCGACCGAACCTCACCCTGTCTCGGCCGTGGTCCGAGAGCAAATTTACAACGCTCGGGGTGATGGGTGGCAGGGCCTAGGGGACGGTGCCAGAGCATCCATCCATCGTGTGGGGAATCTTCTTCACAAGCTGCACGACTGTCTTGGGACATGCCCACCCGTACCTGAACCCGTCAAGAGAGGTGCCAATGACGCCGCGAGACCCTCGATTCCGGCCAAGTCCGAGATCCAGCCACAATCACTGAAACCCGTCCCTCCACCAGCAGCCAACCCGACGAACGTGTCGCCGAAAAAGAAGGCTGCAAAGGGGAACAACAATGTCATCACCATTGATTGA
- a CDS encoding putative RING finger protein yields the protein MSSSVHFKFKSQKEPSRVTFDGTGISVFELKREIINQSKLGDGSDFELEVYAEDTGEEYDDDTTIIPRSTSVIARRLPAARPGKGGAARYVSGKMPVNARNASRIEPSITRAAPGLGGSVTNNVLELNNAQTEEEKINALFNLQASQWKEQQQEMANATPVPFGRGRGKPVNVPDHPPPPGYLCYRCREKGHWIQACPTNNDPKFDGKYRVKRSTGIPRSLQTKVDKPDSMAPDGTGDDSRNTGVMVNADGDFVVARPDKAAWELYQEKAKASAAAAAEAAAAEESKELQARGLECPIDKRMFLEPTKTPCCQRTYCNDCISNALIESDFVCPGCSTEGVLLDNLTPDDDAAAKIKAYEADKAEAKKEKEKQANQPASPNGSATNGVVTNGHGSPKTATSTTTTITKDRSPSHPPGDDLPRHGQKRSAEDEPVRDQTDSTDSGSASKKLKSDDHSETASAGTGANNTPAATPSTAHGTPQTKTPGPMPNHTMPFNPQMPFGDFTNMMPSFPNGGFDPNGMPFMNPMGMPNGFPNPMGPGWNAMNMPFPPMQGNMFGNQNPGFPNMFNGDPSMMFGMGGMGGMPNQNNGFPTQPMNNFANQQRTAFSGPYAREEDSPYFRQPVNPQRHQARNRRVRPSDYREL from the exons ATGTCATCCTCTGTTcatttcaaattcaaatcccAAAAGGAACCCTCGCGGGTTACCTTTGATGGCACTGGTATATCTGTCTTTGAGCTGAAGCGCGAGATCATCAACCAGAGTAAATTGGGAGATGGATCTGATTTTGAGTTGGAAGTCTATGCGGAGGATACCGGTGAAG AATATGACGATGATACGACCATCATTCCCCGATCGACCTCGGTCATTGCCCGTCGATTGCCTGCCGCACGTCCGGGCAAAGGTGGTGCGGCCCGCTATGTCTCCGGCAAGATGCCCGTGAATGCTCGCAATGCCTCTCGAATCGAACCGTCCATTACTCGAGCTGCACCGGGCCTGGGGGGATCGGTGACTAACAACGTGCTGGAGCTCAACAATGCGCAgactgaagaggaaaagatcAATGCGCTGTTCAACCTGCAGGCTAGTCAATGGAAGGAGCAACAGCAGGAAATGGCCAA TGCCACACCTGTTCCTTTTGGACGAGGCCGCGGCAAGCCTGTCAATGTGCCCGATCACCCTCCACCCCCTGGGTATCTCTGTTACCGCTGCCGGGAGAAAG GCCACTGGATCCAGGCATGTCCAACGAATAACGATCCCAAATTCGATGGCAAATACCGTGTCAAACGGTCGACTGGCATTCCTCGATCATTGCAAACCAAGGTCGACAAGCCAGACTCCATGGCACCCGATGGGACCGGTGATGACTCGCGTAACACGGGCGTCATGGTGAATGCGGATGGTGACTTTGTCGTCGCGCGACCGGACAAGGCCGCCTGGGAACTATATcaagaaaaagccaaggcctcggctgcggctgcagcagaagccgccgcggccgaggAGAGCAAGGAATTGCAAGCCCGTGGTCTCGAATGTCCAATCGACAAGAGAATGTTCCTCGAGCCCACCAAGACCCCCTGTTGCCAGCGCACCTATTGCAATGACTGTATCTCCAATGCCCTGATTGAAAGTGACTTTGTCTGCCCTGGCTGTTCCACCGAGGGTGTCTTACTGGATAATTTGACGCCGGATGATGACGCGGCAGCCAAGATTAAAGCTTACGAGGCAGACAAAGCtgaggcgaagaaggagaaggagaagcaggctAATCAGCCTGCTTCCCCCAACGGGTCCGCGACGAACGGCGTAGTTACCAACGGACACGGATCTCCCAAGACTGCGACGTCAACGACGACGACAATAACGAAGGACCgctccccctcccatccGCCGGGAGATGACCTTCCCAGACATGGCCAGAAAAGATCCGCCGAGGACGAACCTGTCCGTGACCAGACAGATAGCACCGACTCTGGCAGTGCGTCCAAGAAACTGAAGAGTGACGATCACTCCGAGACCGCCAGTGCCGGTACTGGGGCTAACAATACCCCCGCCGCTACTCCTTCGACTGCGCACGGCACCCCTCAAACCAAGACTCCTGGGCCCATGCCTAACCATACGATGCCGTTCAATCCGCAGATGCCCTTTGGTGACTTCACCAACATGATGCCTTCTTTCCCCAACGGCGGGTTTGATCCAAACGGAATGCCCTTCATGAACCCGATGGGCATGCCCAACGGCTTCCCTAACCCCATGGGCCCCGGTTGGAATGCGATGAACATGCCTTTCCCGCCCATGCAGGGCAACATGTTTGGCAACCAGAACCCAGGCTTCCCTAATATGTTCAATGGAGATCCCTCGATGATGTTTGGCATGGGCGGCATGGGAGGGATGCCGAACCAGAACAACGGCTTCCCGACCCAGCCGATGAACAACTTTGCCAATCAACAACGCACCGCCTTCAGCGGGCCGTATGCCCGGGAGGAGGACTCGCCGTACTTCCGACAGCCGGTGAACCCCCAACGACACCAAGCGCGGAATCGACGGGTCCGACCGAGCGATTATCGCGAGCTGTAG